The proteins below are encoded in one region of Prevotella melaninogenica ATCC 25845:
- a CDS encoding porin, whose translation MRKTIILSAMMLCSLLGKAQEAPKWINNVKLSGFGIVQYQYNGMNNNKSNSFNLRLGRVSLDGRILEDWAWKAQLQFNGNTSTLGASPRLVDLFIEWQKYDFFRVKAGQFKNPFTFDNPIHPIDLGFMSVAQGVQKLASFSDRAGAHPSNGRDIGVQIQGDFLKTAAGRNLVHYQVGVFDGQGINVRDVDQQKNIIGGVWVMPVEGMRLGWFGWTGSYARKGTWTDAAGATHSGVRSLQQRRYAFSAEYKVNDWTIRSEYVHSTGNAFAKALSNTDASAATDCSLSADGDKAQGVYALVIAPIIPKKLHAKARYDMYQPSDGAEKQRTQYDLGLDYEFTKNLALSGIYSYVHDRSMNSTGKPNYSMFDLELSFRF comes from the coding sequence ATGAGAAAAACAATTATCCTATCAGCAATGATGCTATGCTCACTTCTCGGTAAAGCACAGGAAGCACCAAAGTGGATTAATAACGTAAAATTGTCTGGCTTCGGTATCGTTCAGTACCAATACAATGGTATGAACAACAACAAGTCAAATAGTTTCAACCTCCGCTTAGGCCGTGTATCACTTGATGGTCGTATCCTTGAAGATTGGGCTTGGAAAGCACAGTTACAGTTCAATGGAAACACATCTACATTGGGCGCATCACCACGATTAGTCGACCTCTTTATTGAATGGCAGAAGTATGATTTCTTCCGTGTTAAAGCAGGACAGTTCAAGAATCCATTCACTTTTGACAACCCTATCCATCCTATCGACCTGGGATTTATGAGTGTAGCACAAGGTGTTCAGAAATTAGCAAGTTTCTCAGACCGAGCTGGTGCACATCCATCTAACGGACGTGACATTGGTGTACAGATACAAGGCGATTTCCTAAAGACAGCCGCAGGTAGAAATCTTGTTCACTATCAGGTAGGTGTATTCGATGGGCAAGGAATCAACGTAAGAGATGTTGACCAACAGAAGAATATCATTGGTGGTGTATGGGTAATGCCTGTTGAAGGCATGCGCTTAGGCTGGTTCGGATGGACTGGTTCGTATGCTCGCAAGGGAACATGGACAGATGCAGCTGGTGCCACACACTCAGGTGTACGTAGTCTGCAACAACGACGCTATGCCTTCTCTGCAGAATACAAAGTTAACGATTGGACCATACGCTCTGAATACGTACATTCTACTGGTAATGCCTTCGCTAAAGCACTGAGCAACACAGATGCTTCGGCAGCTACAGACTGCAGTCTTAGTGCAGATGGAGACAAAGCTCAGGGTGTTTATGCTTTAGTCATTGCGCCTATCATTCCTAAGAAGCTACATGCCAAGGCACGTTACGATATGTATCAGCCATCTGATGGTGCTGAAAAGCAGCGTACACAATACGACTTAGGACTTGACTACGAGTTCACCAAAAACCTTGCATTGAGTGGTATTTATTCTTATGTTCATGATCGTTCTATGAATAGTACGGGTAAACCAAACTATTCAATGTTTGACTTAGAATTAAGTTTTCGCTTTTAA
- the rlmD gene encoding 23S rRNA (uracil(1939)-C(5))-methyltransferase RlmD codes for MSRKRKPLPILENVTIEAVAAEGKCVAHVDDKVIFVPFVVPGDVVDLQVRKKKRSYCEATVIRFISKSAVRQEPMCEHFGICGGCKWQNLPYEEQLKAKQQQVYDQLSRIGKVELPEFRPIMGSVHTKEYRNKLEFGCANKRWYTEEELKALPEGIGLAEGAIGFHITGAFDKVYPIEKCWLMDDLCNEIRKDIRDYALSTGMKFYDIRAQHGLLRDIMVRNSNTGEWMVLVQFHYDEEGDDERAKALMQHIADRFPQISSLFYVDNQKGNDTFNDLELTLFKGNDHIFETMEDLRFKVGPKSFYQTNTEQAYHLYSVAREFANLTGNELVYDLYTGTGTIANFVAKKAQKVIGIEYVPEAIEDAKVNSEVNKIDNTLFYAGDMKDILTEDFISEHGRPDVIITDPPRAGMHPDVVNVILGASPKRIVYVSCNPATQARDLALLDADYKVSAVQPVDMFPHTPHVENVVLLEKR; via the coding sequence ATGAGTAGAAAAAGAAAGCCATTACCCATTCTGGAGAATGTCACAATAGAAGCTGTGGCGGCCGAAGGTAAATGTGTTGCACATGTTGATGATAAAGTTATTTTTGTTCCTTTTGTTGTACCAGGAGACGTAGTTGACCTTCAGGTACGCAAGAAGAAGCGTAGTTATTGTGAAGCTACAGTCATACGCTTCATCAGTAAAAGTGCTGTACGTCAGGAACCTATGTGTGAACACTTTGGCATCTGTGGTGGATGTAAGTGGCAAAACCTTCCTTACGAAGAACAGTTGAAAGCAAAGCAACAACAAGTATATGATCAACTGAGTCGTATTGGCAAGGTTGAGCTCCCTGAGTTTCGCCCAATCATGGGTTCAGTACACACCAAGGAATATCGTAACAAGCTCGAATTTGGTTGTGCTAATAAGCGTTGGTATACAGAAGAGGAGCTAAAAGCGCTACCAGAAGGCATTGGCTTGGCTGAAGGAGCCATCGGCTTCCATATTACAGGTGCCTTTGACAAGGTATATCCTATAGAGAAATGCTGGTTGATGGATGACCTCTGCAACGAGATTCGCAAGGATATCCGGGACTATGCACTCTCTACTGGAATGAAATTCTACGATATTCGTGCACAACATGGTTTATTGCGAGATATTATGGTGCGCAACTCTAATACAGGCGAATGGATGGTACTTGTACAGTTCCACTATGATGAGGAGGGAGACGATGAGCGTGCAAAGGCATTAATGCAGCATATTGCAGACCGTTTTCCACAAATTTCTTCACTCTTCTACGTTGATAATCAGAAAGGTAACGATACATTCAACGACCTTGAACTAACACTTTTCAAAGGTAATGATCATATCTTTGAAACGATGGAAGACTTAAGATTCAAGGTGGGACCAAAGAGTTTCTACCAGACTAATACCGAACAGGCATATCACCTCTATTCTGTTGCACGCGAATTTGCCAACCTTACAGGTAACGAGCTTGTATATGACCTCTATACGGGTACGGGTACAATTGCAAACTTCGTAGCAAAGAAAGCTCAGAAAGTAATTGGTATTGAATATGTTCCAGAGGCAATAGAAGATGCAAAGGTTAACTCAGAAGTCAACAAGATTGACAACACACTCTTCTATGCAGGTGACATGAAAGACATTCTTACAGAGGACTTTATCAGTGAGCATGGACGCCCAGACGTTATCATCACAGACCCTCCACGCGCAGGTATGCATCCAGACGTTGTGAACGTTATACTCGGAGCAAGTCCAAAGCGAATTGTTTACGTTAGTTGTAACCCTGCAACACAAGCACGTGACCTTGCTCTGCTCGATGCAGACTATAAAGTTTCTGCCGTCCAACCTGTAGACATGTTCCCACATACACCACACGTTGAGAACGTTGTCTTATTGGAGAAACGATAA